The proteins below come from a single Ochotona princeps isolate mOchPri1 chromosome 13, mOchPri1.hap1, whole genome shotgun sequence genomic window:
- the TSPAN14 gene encoding tetraspanin-14, translating into MHYYRYSNAEVSCWYKYLLFSYNIVFWLAGVVFLGVGLWAWSEKGVLSDLTKVTRLHGIDPVVLVLMVGVVMFTLGFAGCVGALRENICLLKFFCGAIVLIFFLELAVAVLAFLFQDWVRDRFREFFESNIRSYRDDIDLQNLIDSLQKANQCCGAYGPEDWDLNVYFNCSGASYSREKCGVPFSCCVPDPAQKVVNTQCGYDVRIQLKSKWDESIFTKGCIQALEGWLPRNIYIVAGVFIAISLLQIFGIFLARTLISDIEAVKAGHHF; encoded by the exons CTGGCTGGAGTCGTCTTCCTCGGAGTTGGGCTGTGGGCATGGAGCGAAAAG GGTGTGCTGTCCGACCTCACCAAGGTGACCCGGCTGCATGGAATCGACCCGGTGGTGCTGGTGCTGATGGTGGGCGTGGTGATGTTCACGCTGGGCTTCGCCGGCTGCGTGGGGGCCCTGCGGGAGAACATCTGCCTGCTGAAGTTT TTCTGCGGTGCCATTGTGCTCATCTTCTTCCTGGAGCTGGCCGTGGCCGTGCTGGCCTTCCTGTTCCAGGACTGGGTGAGGGACCGCTTCCGGGAGTTCTTCGAGAGCAACATCAGGTCCTACCGGGACGACATCGACCTGCAGAACCTCATTGACTCCCTCCAGAAAGCC AATCAGTGCTGCGGGGCATATGGCCCTGAAGACTGGGACCTCAACGTCTACTTCAACTGCAGTGGCGCCAGCTACAGCCGGGAGAAGTGCGGTGTGCCCTTCTCCTGCTGCGTGCCAGATCCTGCG CAAAAAGTTGTGAACACGCAGTGTGGCTATGATGTCAGGATTCAG CTGAAGAGCAAGTGGGACGAGTCCATTTTCACGAAGGGCTGCATCCAGGCGCTGGAGGGCTGGCTCCCGCGGAATATTTACATCGTGGCTGGCGTCTTCATTGCCATTTCCCTGTTACAG ATATTTGGCATCTTCCTGGCGAGGACCCTGATCTCAGACATTGAGGCGGTGAAGGCAGGGCATCACTTCTGA